GGGGATATGTATACATATGGAAATAGAAGGAGTGATTATCTTCAATGCTGATTCTGGTGTCCCTCTCTATTCCCGGCTAAAGAAGAACATCGATCCTTCGTTATTCTCCAGCTTTGTGAGCGCGGCAAGGCACTTCTCAAATGAACTAGAGCTGGGAGGACTCTCTTCTTTCAGCACAGATGAGAAAGTTATCTTCATGTCTGAAAACACAGAGACCATTACTGCACTCATTGCACCGAAGACACCTGAGTTTGAAGAGACAGTAGAGGTAGCGGCTGTTCTTGGTGAACACTTCGAAAGGAATTACGAAATAACGCAACGACCACGAAATAGCGCATATAGCGGCTTCTCCATCTTCGTAGATCAACTTCTCAAAGAGGTTGAACATCCGTTTCTCGATCGTGTGACACGTTTTGTGCATAACGAATACGGTGGAGAAATTTCTATCAAGCCACGACTCATGAAACGGAACGGGGATGAAGGTGTGATTGATGCTATGCTGAGTCAGGCGAACAAAGGCAAGTATACTGATATGGACAAGTCCGAAAGCAGGATGAACATGTTCTGTGATAGTATAAGCTTCATTCGAGTCATAGACGGTATCGCTGACAAGATCGATTTGATGGATTTCGCAGATCAAACTGACAAGTTCGGAATCCGAATGATGGATGGCGATGAAATGGAGTTCAAACCCTATTTCCCCTCACGTGCAATTGTTGTGGCGCAGGAATACGATTCTTCTGTTTTCGAATACCTACAGAATTTGCCTGAAAAGGATGGCCGCAAGTGCCTTGAGGGACAAGATACGGTTATTGACATGTGGAAATGGAAAGAACAAGGCCAACCTGAGAAACTGAGCTAATCCATCTCATTCTTCTAGGGTTCAGACATGTGGTTATAGACAAAGAACTTCGCGGGATTGAAATTCTCCTTTATCGAGCGTGGCGACACCCACCGCATAAGATTGATTCTGCTACCCGCCTTGTCATTTGTTCCAGATGCCCTTGCCCCTCCGAAAGGTTGTCTGCCAACAACAGCAGCAGTCGGCTTGTTGTTTATGTAGAAGTTACCAGCTGCGTGCCTCAGTATGTCTGTAGCTAGAACTATTGCGTCTCGGTTCTTCGCGAAGATAGACCCAGTAAGACCGTAGGGTGAAGTCTTGTCGCACAAGTGAAGGGTCTCTTTGTATTCCTCATCGGGATAGACATAGATGGTCAGGACTGGCCCAAAGATTTCCTCTCGCATAAGCTTGTTCTTGGGGTCAGTGGTGACAACGACAGTAGGATCAATGAAATACCCTACTTCATTATCATATTCCCCTCCAGCAATGATTTCATTACTCTCGGATTCTCTTGCATACTCAATGTAGCTCGTGATGTTGTCAAATGCATCTTGATCAATCACTGCGTTCATGAAGTTTCGGAAGTTCTCAGGATCTCCGACCTGCACAAGTTCAAGATCCTCAAGAAGTTTCTTCTTGGTTTGTGGCCAAAGCGAATTTGGAATGTATGCTCGAGATGCTGCTGAGCACTTCTGGCCCTGGTACTGGAATGCCCCCCGAATTAGCGCTGTTGCCACTGCAGGAACATCTGCACTTGAGTGAACAAAAACGAAGTCTTTCCCCCCGGTTTCACCAACAAGGCGTGGAAATGTCTTGTATTCATCTATTCTTTCTCCTACTTGTTTCCACATGAATCTGAAGGTACTGGTACTGCCCGTAAAATGAATGCCGGCCAAATCGGGGTGTTTCAGTATTGGATTTCCTACTTGTGAACCCGGACCGGGTACGAAATTGATTACCCCCGGGGGTAATCCTGCTTCGATGAGAACCCTCATGACATGATAGCTTGTGTAGACTGCAGATGATGCAGGTTTCCAGATAACTACGTTTCCCATCAATGCGGGAGCTGTAGGAAGGTTACCCATAATACTTACAAAATTGAACGGCGTTACTGCAAAGACAAAACCTTCTAGGGGTCGATATTCCATTCGGTTCCACTCTTGTGGCCCTGAAGTAACCTGGGTTCGGTATATATCCTGCATGAAATATGCGTTGAATCTAAGAAAATCTGGAAGCTCATTTGCACCGTCAATTTCGGCCTGATAGACGGTTTTGCTAAGCCCTAGCATGGCTGCTGCATTTATCGTAGACCTGTATGGTCCTGCTAGCAAATCGGCTGCTTTCAAGAATATAGCTGCTCGATCGTACCATGGAGTCTCGGCCCAAGATTCGCTGGCATCAAGTGCGGCATCGATAGCCTGATGAACTTCTTCCTTTCCGGCATTGTGAAATTCTCCGAGAACGTGGTCATGTTTATGGGGCATGACTGCTTTCTTTGTATCTCCAGTACGTACTTCTTCCCCTGCGATAACAAGCGGGATTTCAATCTGTTCTGAACGCATATCTTTCAGTTTAGCCTTCAGTTCAGCTCGCTCTTTACTTTCTGGTAGATAGCTCAGTGTAGGCTCGTTTTCAGGACGCGGAATCTCAAATTTTGTACCGACCATTTTTATGCCACCTTCTGGCTGTGAATAACCTTTAACTATTGTTAATGATGTCCTAGAAATTAATAAACTTTCAGTTTTTGAAATACGGACTAAGTTCTTCGTAGTGCATAGCTCTATTTTGGAAGTGCAACAACGACAGACTTGGTCAGGGGAATGACTCTCAGATATGGGTTGCTGTGATCATCCACTCTGTCAATTATTGTGCCACCGAATGATTTTGCCATTGAAAGCGAAAACCTGTGGGGTATGAAAACGAGTATTTCCTCAGGTAAATGTCTAAGAGATATTTCAAGCTGATGCTGGTTAGTTGATGTTCCAACTTCGAGAGTTACGCGGCCATATGTGGATGGTATTTCTGAGGCCAACAGTGGTTTTTTGGACGCATACCACTGGTCGGTGATAGACGGAAAGACGAGTAGATTCCCGTCCCGTTCGGAAAGCAACATCGTTTGTATAAGGAGAATCAAATCTGCTGCTGCACAGATACTCCCATCCTGGGGAAGTGGATATTCGGTTCCTTCCTTGGTGATAGTGTTTGGAATCTGGTGAAATGAGTTCGTCTGGGAGACAACTTTGTCCAAGATTCTCGTTACTACTGCGTTCCTTTTTCTGTATGCATAGTATGATGCAATTCGTAGCAGGTGGTTGCCAAGTACTCCCTCAGAAGTGTGTTGACATTTTTCCAGATTCAAAATTTTCTGAAGATGTAAATCCATGATATCGTCTATTGCATCCAACTCAAGCCCGTCAGGCTTCACGAGTGCAATATCGGCAGCAGCTTTAGTTATCCAGTATAAACCAATTTCAGAATGGTTGTTTTTGCTTTCTTGCTCTCTCTTGAGGAGTGCCAGATTCTCTCTAAGGTAACTTTGTAGATGCCTTGCGTGATCCTGAATTTTCCGGGCTTTCTCTTCATTTTCGGTATGTCTTGTTATCTCATTAAGTAGAGCCCAGTCCCAAAATGTTTCGTGAATCTCCTTGAATGATGCCGCCTTAGACTCGAGCTTTTCTTCTGAACGCGCAGCTTCCGATATTTCGTCATCTTGAACATTTGCTGAACTTGGAACGTCTTCCTTGTTTGATTCGTTCTTCGGAATTCTCTTTTTTCCAAGTACCCTGTTGACCTGACTGATCAGTTCTTGGAGATTATCTTCTAGAATGACTGGCTCTTGATAGCTTCCTACTTTAAGGATTGACCAAATGAGTGATGCATCAATTGTGTCACTTTCTCTGATAGCAGAAGTAGTTGCCCTTGTGATGTCTCTCAAGATTTCCTCAACTAACTCTTCAGGATCCATACGTGCAAAAGAAAGCAAAGCTCTGGCTTTTTCACTATCCATAAGAACCGAAGATTTTGGACCTTCGTTGGAGAGAAGTGTAGAGTAGATCTGTATGGCGATTCTAGCTTTTGCCTCGCTAAGTGCAAGGTTGAGATTTTCATCCGGAACATCATCAACACTTGTAGATGATTGAAATTCAAACCAACGTCCGACTGTATCTCTTCTAGCAGTCTCGTCCAACATGTACTGTGGATTCTCATTATGTGAATTTTTCCTCAATGGTGATGCAAAATAGAAGATTCTTTGCTCAGCTGGTTCAAGCTCCACATCATACCGCAAAAGCGCCGTAGCTAACCCAGATTCAGCTGAAACTGTATCATCGATTCCGTTCATTCTATTTCGCAGATACTTGTCTATTTCGTGACTATCGGCTGTGGTAAGCATAACAGATGTGGGTGCCTCATCATATGATAACGCTACCATATCATTTGCGAGGACAGTCTTGTTGGATTCGTCCAATCCAATGTGTTCAATGGGGTCTATGCCCCTTGAATCAATGGGTGCAATATGTACATAGAATGTGAATTTGGTTTTTTCAAGTGAATGGTTTTGAAGCCGAACCTCGTTGTAGATGGCGTCCTCCTCATAGGAGTGATACAGCAAGCGTTGGTAGTCTACCGCGCCATATGTCTCCTCAAAATTATAGATTTGATCGGATGTTGAAAGTAATTCAAGCATCGGCTTCTCACTAATATCGAGAACCAGATTACCACGTTCTCTAGGAACCAATACGTTCATTGAGCCAATTCCGGATAGGGTTGAAACTAATCCAAGAGCATCACAGACGCCGTAAGACCTTCCTCCTGGTCCCCCGACAACAGATCTATCTACTTCAAAAAGCCCTTTTTCGTTATCGTGTGAAGCCTCTTCAAAAAACCTCCATTCAGGAAGTGTCCAGGCTCCGGATTCATCGAGGACCTTGGTACTGAGCATTTGACGTATTTTCTCTGGCTCTCTTCTTTCCTTTGATTCCGGGATGTCAAGATTGTGCTTCTCGGCTACTCGAAACAGCCGTTTGGTTACCTCGCTATCTCGGTCAATCACACACTATGCCTCCAATCCTCTTATGAGGGCAACTTGGCCGTGCAATATTCTTTCTGTCTTGTGGAGTACTTATGTTTACTTACTGTAGACACCTTTTTCAGTCGTTTGGCTGAATCTCCATAGCAGCGTATAAAACCTTAATAGTCTCTGCTAAGGCCCCCTATCAGTAAGAAGCGACAAGAACTACATAGAACAAGTCGACCTAGCATATTGAGGGGTTCACGAATGGCTGAAGTCGTCACAAAACCTTCTAGGCGCATAACCAACATGGTAGCTAAAGAGCTTCGGCTGATTGTGAAAGACAAAGTTGCATTATTCTTAATCTTCCTTTTACCTGCTGCTCTAATCGGAACGCTATATTTTGTAACCGGAGAGAGTGATATGGGTGGTATGCAAATGGGTGGGAACGAATCTGATGACGCCAACAATGAGACTATTGATTCCGG
This genomic stretch from Candidatus Thorarchaeota archaeon harbors:
- the pruA gene encoding L-glutamate gamma-semialdehyde dehydrogenase, translated to MVGTKFEIPRPENEPTLSYLPESKERAELKAKLKDMRSEQIEIPLVIAGEEVRTGDTKKAVMPHKHDHVLGEFHNAGKEEVHQAIDAALDASESWAETPWYDRAAIFLKAADLLAGPYRSTINAAAMLGLSKTVYQAEIDGANELPDFLRFNAYFMQDIYRTQVTSGPQEWNRMEYRPLEGFVFAVTPFNFVSIMGNLPTAPALMGNVVIWKPASSAVYTSYHVMRVLIEAGLPPGVINFVPGPGSQVGNPILKHPDLAGIHFTGSTSTFRFMWKQVGERIDEYKTFPRLVGETGGKDFVFVHSSADVPAVATALIRGAFQYQGQKCSAASRAYIPNSLWPQTKKKLLEDLELVQVGDPENFRNFMNAVIDQDAFDNITSYIEYARESESNEIIAGGEYDNEVGYFIDPTVVVTTDPKNKLMREEIFGPVLTIYVYPDEEYKETLHLCDKTSPYGLTGSIFAKNRDAIVLATDILRHAAGNFYINNKPTAAVVGRQPFGGARASGTNDKAGSRINLMRWVSPRSIKENFNPAKFFVYNHMSEP